The DNA region TACTTTTAAGTTAAAATCAGTACCTAAAATGAGTACCAGCACCTTTATCTTTCCACTTCAAGTGCTGCATGCCATGGACCCGACTGTTCCATTTAGGTTTCATCGAGGGGGAATGGGTCGGACCACTGGGAGGGGTCCAGGAAGACGGAACATGTCCCGCTGTAGATCCAGAGCCTTGGTAGGAAACACTCCACCTTCCAGCTGTTAGAAGCTCTGTtgtacacctccacctccaccccgtAGTCCCCCTCCATGCCCTTCCAGTGACCCCCCGTCGCAAAGAGCTGACTGTCCAACGCCACCAGATCTCCGTTCTCATGGAGCATGTGCAGCAGCTGGACCTGGGGGaatacacaggaggagaggatgaatcagtccatccatacatccataaccctaactctaacccctagccctaaccctagcgctaacccctaaccctaacccctaatgctaactataacccctaacccctaaccctaccctaacgtTAACtataacccctaaacctaaccctaaccctaccggtaactctaacccctaaacctaaccctaactctaacccttaaccctaccctaacgctaactctaacccctaaccctaccctaaccctaacgctaactctaacccttaaccctacccTAACGCGAAcgctaactctaacccctaaccctaaccctaacgctaacccctaacccctaacccctaacccctaacacctaaccctaactctaaccctaaccctaccctaacccctaacccctgaccctaaccctaaccctaccctaccctaactctaacccctaaccctaccctaacgctaactctaacccctaatcctaaccctaccctaacccctaacgctaactataacccctaacccctaacactaacccctaacgctaactctaacccctaaccctaacccctaactctaaaccctaactctaactcctaaccctaactccaacccctaaccctaactctaacccctaaccctaacccctaactctaaaccctaactctaaaccctaactctaactcctaaccctaactctaacccctaaccctaactctaacccctaaccctccataaccctaacccctaaccctaactctaacccctaaccctaactctaacccctaacgcTAACtttaaaccctaactctaaacactaactctaacccctaaccataaccctaacccctaaccataaccctaacccctaaccctaaccctaaccctgaccctgacccctaaccctaactctaacccctaaccctaacccctaacgctAACTCTAatcgctaaccctaacccctaactctaaaccctaaccctaacccctaacccctaactctaacccctaacccacctTCTGCCACATGTTAGCCAGTGGGTCGTAGCAGTAAACCTTCTTGGTGTTGTCAGCGATCAGATAGATGAGCCCCTCCACTGAGACACAGCGAGGAGAGGACAGGTACTTGGGGATGAAGGGAGAGCAGATGATACTCCACCCATCTTGGGGACAGAGAGGCACAACGGGGCAAAGATATGAGATAGGATCTGCTCGAGAATCTGAGAAGTGTTGTAACCTAACTTGCTTTTCCTTTAATTCTTTACTAAaactatttttgtttttttaataatgAACAAAGGTAGAGATATGAATCTGAACGACACATGCTACATCTGAGATGGCGACATGTTTCATTACCCTGACAAGAGATTTCAAATGGATCTGAAAAGGATACTGTTTTGACCACCATTTACTGCAACATTTCTAAAGTGATAATCAATTATTGGGGAATCGGGGATCGGGGATCAATTCCCTTTCAATTTAGTAAAATTCAAGACGCGAACATGAAAATGgaatcgaccccccccccccccccccccccaaaacaacacTGGTTACGGCACCATGTTGTGAGCATATTAACCTACGTGATGCTCCATGCCGTTCCTACCTACCTATAACAGGATTGTAGCACTGCAGAGTCAAGGCGTTGTACTTAACAGCACAGGAGCCTATCACGTATAGTTTACCGTGGCAGGCAGTCGCTGTGAAGTTCGTGACGTATTTCACTGCAGGGCATGTTCGGGCCCAGGTGTCATTGTATGGGTCATAGTGCTCAATGTCTACAAAGTCCATTGTAGTGCCTGTGGAGAGAAAACACTGGTGTTTAACTGACCCGACCaatatggagaaaaaaaacgtCAACTTATTATGACAAAGCATATCTATCGCTGTAGATCGGGCAGGCTGCAGAGGTTTACAGGTCTGCACAGTGTAGAGAATTAGTCTAGATCTAATCGGTCTACTTCCTATTGGTCTTGTTCCTATAGGTCTAGTTCCGATAGGAGACTATTATAGGTCTAGTTTCTATAGGTCTATTATGGGTTTATTATAGGTCTAATATAGATCTAGTATAGGTCTATTATAGGTCTATTATCGGTATATTATAGGTCTATTATAGGTCTATTATAGGTCTATTATAGGTCTAGTTCTTATAGGTCTATTATAGGTCTATTATAGGTCTAGTATAGGTATATTATAGGTCATCTATAGGTATATTATAGGTCTATTATAGGTctattatagttatattataggtctattatagttatattataggTCTATTATAGGTATATTATAGGTCATCTATAGGTTTATTATAGGTCTATTATAGGTATATTATAGGTCTATTATAGGTTTATTATAGGTCTATTATAGGTTTATTATAGGTctattatagttatattataggtctattataggtttattataggtatattataggtttattataggtctattataggtttattataggtctattatagttatattataggTCAACTATAGGTATATTATAGGTCTATTATAGGTCTAGTTCTTATAGGTCTATTATAGGTTTATTATAGGTCTATTATAGATCTAGTATAGGTCTATTATAGGTCTATTATAGGTATATCATAGGTCTAGTTCTTATAGGTCTATTATAGGTCTATTATAGGTCTATTATAGGTTTATTATAGGTATATTATAGGTctattatagttatattataggtctattataggtttattataggtatattataggtctattatagttatattataggTCATCTATAGGTTTATTATAGGTCTATTATAGGTTTATTATAGGTATATTATAGGTATATTATAGGTCTATTATAGGTTTATTATAGGTATATTATAGGTctattatagttatattataggTCATCTATAGGTTTATTATAGGTCTATTATAGGTATATTATAGGTctattatagttatattataggtatattataggtctattataggtttattataggtatattataggtctattatagttatattataggtctattataggtttattataggtatattataggtctattatagttatattataggTCATCTATAGGTTTATTATAGGTCTATTATAGGTTTATTATAGGTATATTATAGGTATATTATAGGTCTATTATAGGTTTATTATAGGTATATTATAGGTctattatagttatattataggTCATCTATAGGTTTATTATAGGTCTATTATAGGTTTATTATAGGTCTATTATAGGTTTATTATAGGTCTATTATAGGTCATCTATAGGTTTATTATAGgtttattatagttatattataggTCATCTATAGGTTTATTATAGGTTTATTATAGGTCTATTATAGGTTTATTATAGGTATATTATAGGTCTATTATAGGTTTATTATAGGTATATTATAGGTctattatagttatattataggTCATCTATAGGTTTATTATAGGTTTATTATAGGTCTATTATAGGTTTATTATAGGTctattatagttatattataggTCATCTATAGGTTTATTATAGGTTTATTATAGGTCTATTATAGGTCTATTATAGGTCTATTATAGGTTTATTATAGGTCTATTATAGGTTTATTATAGGTctattatagttatattataggTCAACTATAGGTATATTATAGGTCTATTATCGGTATATCATAGGTCTAGTTCTTATAGGTCTATTATAGGTTTATTATAGGTCTATTATAGATCTAGTATAGGTCTATTATAGGTCTATTATAGGTATATCATAGGTCTAGTTCTTATAGGTCTATTATAGGTCTATTATAGGTCTATTATAGGTCTAGTTCCTATAGGTCTATTATAGGTCGAGTTCTTATAGGTCTATTATAGGTCTATTATAGGTCTATTATAGGTCTATTATAGGTCTATTATAGGTCTATTATAGGTCTATTATAGGTCTATTATAGGTctattatagttatattataggTCATCTATAGGTATATTATAGGTCTATTATAGGTCTAGTTCCTATATGTCTATTATAGGTTTATTATAGGTCTATTATAGATCTAGTATAGGTCTATTATTGGTCCATTATAGGTATATTATAGGTATATTATAGGTCTATTATAGGTCTATTATAGGTCTAGTTCTTATAGGTCTATTATAGGTATATTATAGGTCTATTATAGGTCTATTATAGGTCTATTATAGGTCTAGTTCCGATAGGTCTATTATAGGTCTAGTTCTTATAGGTCTATTATAGGTCTAGTTCTAATAGGTCTATTATAGGTCTATTATAGGTCTAGTTCCTATAGGTCTATTATAGGTCTAGTTCTTATAGGTCAATTTTAGGTCTAGTTCCTATAGGTCTATAATAGGTATATTATTGTTCTGTTATAGGTCTATTATATGTCTATTATTGGTCTATTATAGGTCTAGTTCCTATAGGTCTATAATATGTATAGTATTGGTCTATTATAGGTCTATTTTTGGTCTATTATAGGTATATTATAGGTCTAGTTCCTATAGTTCCTATTTGTCTCTTTCCTCCGATGACGTATATCTCTCCGCTGAGGGCTGCTGAGGTGTGGTTAGTCCGGGGCCGGAGCATGGGAGCCACCGTCACCCACCGTCCCTCTCTGGTGATGTACTTCCAGGTCTCTGTGGTCGACCAGGTGTTGGATTGGGAACCCCTCGAGCCCCCtaagatgagagagggagggagggagggagggagggagggagggagggagggagggagggagggagggagggagggagggatgaagggagggagggagggagggagggatgaagggagggagggagggagggagggagggagggagggagggagggagggagggagggagggagggagggagggagggagggagggagggagggagggagggagggagggatggagggagggatcaaTTATGTTTATCAAGAAGCACCCAGCACACTGCAACTATTGGAGGAAATCTGAATTTGGTTTACTGACAATGAATACTTTCGTTCtatgtgtatttattttatgCATTTTCgtatttattttttcaaataaAGTGCCCTAAATAAAAGCCAACCGACCTGTGACATAAACGTCATTATTCAAAGAGACCACAGAGTATCCGTACTTGTTGTGGTTGGGGAAGACTGGCAGCTCATACCACtgttctgtagagagagagagagaaattataaTGTTATTCATACCACtgttctgtagagagagagagagagagagatgataatgTTATTCATAGCACtgttctgtagagagagagagagagagagatgataatgTTATTCATACAACTACTCTGTAGAGAGAGTGACACGATAATGTTATTCATACCACTGTTCTGTAGAGACATGATAATGTTATTCATACCACTGTTCTGTAGAGACATGATAATGTTATTCATACCACTGTTCTGTAGAGACATGATAATGTTATTCATACCACTGTTCTGTAGAGACATGATAATGTCATTCATACCACTACTCTGGAGAGACACGATAATGTTATTCATACCACTGTTCTGTAGAGACATGATAATGTTATTCATACCACTGTTCTGTAGAGACATGATAATGTTattcattttttcatttttttcatttcacctttctttaaccaggtaggccagttgagaacaagttctcatttacaacggcaacctggccaagataaaacaaagcagtgtgaacagacaacaacacagatttacacatAGAGTAaaaaaacgtacagtcaataacacaatataaaaagtctatatacagtgtgtgcaaatggcgtgaggaggtaaggcaataaataggccatagtagcgaagtaattacagtttaacaaatgaacactggagtgatagatgtgcagatgatgatgtgcaagtagagatattggtgtgcaaaatagaaaaaggaaataaaaacaatatggggatgaggtaggttggatgggctatttacagatgggctatttacagatgggctgtgtgcaGCTGAAGCGATAGGTAAGCTGCTCGGaaagctgatgtttaaagttagtgagggagatataagtctccaacttcagcaatttttgcaatttgttccagtcattggcagcagagaactggaaggaaaggcggccaaaggaggtgttggctttggggatgaccagtgtgATTTAcccgctggagcgcgtgctgcgggtgggtgttgttatcgtgaccagtgagctgagataaggcaaagCTTtatctagcatagacttatagatgacctggagccagtggatttggcgacgaatatgttgcGAGGgtcagccgacgagagcatacaggtcgcagtggtgggttgtatatgggactttggtgacaatgcggatggcactgtgagagactgcagtttgctgagtagagtgttggaggctattttgtaaatgacatcgcccaagtcgaggatcggtaggatagtcagttttacgagggtatgtttgcggtgtgagtgaaggaggctttgttgctaaATAGGAagttgattctagatttaattttggattggagctgtttaatatgagtctggaaggagtgtttacagtctagccacacacctaggtatttgtagttgtccacatattctaagtcagaaccgtccagagtagtgatgctggtcgggCGGGCGGTGTGGGCagtgatcagttgaagagcatgcatttagttttactagcgtttaagaacagttggaggccacggaaggagtgttgtatggcgttgatgCTCGTTTGGAGGTGTGTTACCACTGTggccaaagaagggccagaagtatacagaatggtgtcgtctgcgtagaggtgggtcagggaatcacctgcagcaagagcgacatcactgATAAATACGTAGAAAgaagtcggcccgagaattgaagcctgtggcacccccatagagactgccaaaggtccggacaacagaccctccgatttgacacacagaactctatctgagaagtaggtggtgaaccaggcgaggcagtcatttgagaaaccaaggctgttgagtctgccgataacaATACGATgaatgacagagtcgaaagcctttgccaggtcgatgaagacggctgcacagtactgttatcgatggcggttatgatatggtttagTACGTTGAGCGCGGCTGacgtgcacccgtgaccagctcggaaaccggattgcacagcggagaaggtacggtgggattggaAATGGTCAGTgttctgtttgttaacttggcttttgaatactttagaaaggcagggcaggatggatataggtctgtaacagtttgggtctagagtgtcacccccttggaagagggggatgactgcggcagctttccaatctttagcgATCTCGgatgatacaaaagagaggttgaacagactggtaataggggttgcaacaatagcggtggataattttagaaggagagggtccagattgtctagcccagctgatttgtacgggtccaggttttgcagctctttcagaacatctgttatctggatttgggtgaaggagaagctggggaggcttggtgccgggggtgcagagctgttggccaggataggggtagccaggaggaaagcatggctagccgtagagaaatgcttattgaaattctcaaatatcgtggatttatcggtggtgacagtgtttcctattctcagtacagtgggcagctgggaggaggtgctcttattctccatggactttacagtgtcccaaacctTTTTGGAGttagctacaggatgcaaatttctgtttgaaaaagctagcctttgctttcctaactgactgtgtatattggttcctgacttccctgaaaagttgcatgtcgcggggactattcgatgctagtgcagtccgccacaggatgtttttgtgctggtcgagggcagtcggatctggagtgaaccaagtgaaccaaatctgttcttagttctacatttttttttaaaggggcatgcttatttactctgtagagagagagacatgataaTGTTATTCATATCACTGTTCTGTAGAGAGACATGATAATCACAACATGCACATTATTTATAGGGTCTTTGCTGGGTGgacactagcctggtcccagatcggtttgtgttgtcttgtcaactcctatggtcattacctagcctggtcccagatctgtttgtgttgtcttgtccaCTACTatggtcattacctagcctggtcccagatctgtttgtgttctcttgtcaactcctatggtcattacctagcctggtcccagatctgtttgtgttgtcttgtccaCTACTatggtcattacctagcctggttattacctagcctggtcccagatctgtttgtgttgtcttgtcaactcctatgatcattacctagcctggtcccagatctgtttgttctgtcttgtcCACTACTATTGTCATTAGCTAgcctggtcattacctagcctggtcattacctagcctgatcccagatctgtttgttctgtcttgtcCACTACTATGGTCGTTgcctagcctgatcccagatctgtttgttctgtcttgtcCACTACTATGATCATtacctagcctgatcccagatctgtttgttctgtcttgtcCACTACTATGGTCGTtgcctagcctggtcctagatctgtttgttctgtcttgtcCACTACTatggtcattacctagcctgatcccagatctgtttgttctgtcttgtcCACTACTATGGTCATTAGCTAgcctggtcattacctagcctggtcattacctagcctgatcccagatctgtttgttctgtcttgtcCACTACTATGGTCATtagctagcctgatcccagatctgtttgttctgtcttgtcCACTACTATGGTCATTAGCTAgcctggtcattacctagcctggtcattacctagcctgatcccagatctgtttgttatGTCTTGTCCACTAGTatggtcattacctagcctgatcccagatctgtttgttctgtcttgtcAACTCCTCATTGTCACATGACAAATTTCgccagacagcacaaacagatctgggatcaggttatAGGGACACAGATGCTCAGAACACATGggcgaggaagaggaagatgaggaggaagaggaacatTACGTGTCTTAGGGTTGTAGAAGCCACAGTTTCCGGGCAGCAGCCTGGGGTCTctgtcttcatcatcatcatcttcgtCATCTGAGTCGTCCAGCGAGCGTCCTCCCATCACGAATAACACCTCCTCCAGGTTGGGTTGGGGACTCGGGCTGCCACTCTGGACCACGTCTCCTGGCTTCACGTCCATTTTCTACACAAAGACGGTGATTTGGAAATGTTGGGAAATATGGAAGTTCTCTCTGCCCTGATAAAACTTAAGGTtccggtttcccagacacagatcaaGCCTCGACCCtggaataaaaaataaactcaatgTAGAACCTCCATTCAAAGTGTATTTGAGTCAAGGCTTATTGGTGGTCCAGGCTTATTGGTGGTTGGGAAACTGGACCATTAACTATAAAAGATGAAAACATTGGTACTTTATTATCTTGTTCATTTACCTCTCTGCATaccctctccaccacctccacacaGCTGAGAGAGGCTAGAACCAGGCTGTCCTTCATTAGGGTGTTAGTGAGGTAGTCAGGGGACAGGAGGGCCAGGCGGGTCAGCCCCAGAAGCTCTGGGAGGTGGGGGAGACGGGACTCTTGGTGGTGTCTCACCCAGGCCAGGGCTGCCTCCACACGGGTACATTCTGTCCTGGTCTGTAGCCTCTCGTTGGACAGACACGCCACTAACCTCTCCTTCTCCAGCAGAGGAAACTCCTCCCAGCGCTGTACGGCCTCAAAGTTCTCCAGAAGGAATCCCCAAGCCTTTGCTACGACCTCGGGACAGCCGTGTACCTCCCCGAACTCCAGGATCCCCAGGCAGTTGGTGGCATCGATCTGGTGCTGGAGATAACGGCTGCACACAGTCCGGACCGCCTGGAACTGTAGCTGACTGGACGTGCGTATCAGGCCCTCCACGTTTCCCTGGTTGATGGTGAGTTTCCCTGTGTAGCAGAAGTCTAGAAGGGAAGCCATTATGTCAGGATCCACACCGTGCAGCTCCACCCGGGCCGCGATGCTCTCCACAAAGTCCCCGGAGAACATGGAGTGGAAGTAGACGCTGCAGAGCGCCAGGACGGCCCGGTGACAGGGGAAGTCGCGGCCGCCCGCGGCCAGAGTCACGTCCACTAGTTTGGGGTTGCAGCAGAGGGAGCGTAGCCCCTCCAGGATGCTCTGGGGGTGGGAGGCAAGGCAAAAGTCCAGATCGTCCACATTACGCACCATGGTGACCACGACACTTCTGATCTCTAACCACTTATTCTGTTTCAGAGCCCCGGCCCAAACAGCAGCTGTCAATGTTACCTACAAGAAGAGAGATGAGGGATGAGACTTCTCTGACAAAACTTAATCTTCAAGGGTCTGTTTCCACGAAGAGCGTCTCTGGGTAAGAATGCTGATCTTCAGTATCAAGTTCCACCCCCCGCCCTTCTCTCGttcataattattattttttttaaagacaaaatTGCATTCCTACTcagagacgctttgtgaatacgaCCCGGCGATGACAACTGCAGTGGCCTGAGAGCAGTTTTGCTTGGTCATTCAAGTTCAGTACGGTCAAATGGCCAGAATTACACGTCATGTTTATTCATAGAACACTTACAACAACCAACAAGCTCGGGAACACAGGTGGCTGTTACTCTGTCGAGTTCATAACAACAACTTGTTACTTTGAAGCTGATTTTCAAAAGAAATGAAAAATAAACCAAATTAAAGTTATTTCCTACCCCTAGAGTGttgttaaaatgtgtttgcaGCTTTCAAATTTGActacaagagagagaaagaaagagtgaacaAGAAGAAAATTATTGgggaaaaaaaaactaaatacacaAAGTAATCAACAACTTATTTGGAAATTTTGAAACATTTAGTTTCCATCCACAGAGTGGATCTTAAATCCACCGACTAAAAGAACCAGAACTTCCTGAAGCGTCTGATGGCCCCTACGgcataaactagctagctgggatgGGCTCATCAGTACCACTGATTGAATCCAATCCATCCCTCGGCAACTCAGGCAACTCAGGAAACTCAGGCAACTCAGGCAACTCAGGCAACTCAGGCAACTCAGGAAACTCAGGCAACTCAGGCAACTCAGGCAACTAAGGCAACTCAGGAAACTCAGGCAACTCAGGCAACTCAGGCAACTCAGGCAACTAAGGCAACTCAGGAAACTCAGGCAACTCAGGCAACTCAGGAAACTCAGGAAACTCAGGCAACTCAGGCAACTCAGGAAACTCAGGAAACTCAGGAAACTCAGGCAACTCAGGCAACTCAGGAAACTAAGGCAACTCAGGAAACTAAGGCAACTCAGGAAACTCAGGAAACTCAGGAAACTCAGGCAACTCAGGCAACTCAGGAAACTCAGGCAACTCAGGCAACTCAGGAAACTTAGGCAAAGTTAGATCAAGCTGATGCAATGTCTGCAAGATCACATCATGATCACATACATAATTCTACATAACAAAACCGCTTATAATTGCATGGTATAACGTTACTGTGTGGACTAAACTCAAACAGTGCACGCCACTAGGCAAAATACACAGGTAAGGCTATGCCTCAGTTTAAATTGGCGGGCTGAAGCTGAAAAACGTgaagttgatgatccctgtcaaGGGAGGAGTAGATTTTTTGTATATGACAGTAAAACATTTTTATGATGTCTATAAAATGAGTTGGCACCTTCAATTCTTTAAACACTGTGTGTCATTCAAAACAACACTGTACGTCATTcaaaacaacactgtacataATTCAAAACCAAAATCTAAGATCTAAGTGCATAGTGAGAAGGGTTTATAACTTAAAGAATAACAATCACGATTGAATGTGTTTTTTGTCTTGCTATTGTATTCGGTTCTGTTATGAAGAATACTGCGATCGTTATGTGAGATCCTGCAGACATTGATTTCAGCTTAATCTAACTTTATTAAATGAGCACCATTGGCCTGAGTAGCCTGTTCTCTGTAGACAATACAGACATGCACAGAACGTGATTCACACATGCCCAGAATCT from Oncorhynchus mykiss isolate Arlee chromosome 1, USDA_OmykA_1.1, whole genome shotgun sequence includes:
- the klhl30 gene encoding kelch-like protein 30 isoform X1 → MVRNVDDLDFCLASHPQSILEGLRSLCCNPKLVDVTLAAGGRDFPCHRAVLALCSVYFHSMFSGDFVESIAARVELHGVDPDIMASLLDFCYTGKLTINQGNVEGLIRTSSQLQFQAVRTVCSRYLQHQIDATNCLGILEFGEVHGCPEVVAKAWGFLLENFEAVQRWEEFPLLEKERLVACLSNERLQTRTECTRVEAALAWVRHHQESRLPHLPELLGLTRLALLSPDYLTNTLMKDSLVLASLSCVEVVERVCREKMDVKPGDVVQSGSPSPQPNLEEVLFVMGGRSLDDSDDEDDDDEDRDPRLLPGNCGFYNPKTQQWYELPVFPNHNKYGYSVVSLNNDVYVTGGSRGSQSNTWSTTETWKYITREGRWVTVAPMLRPRTNHTSAALSGEIYVIGGTTMDFVDIEHYDPYNDTWARTCPAVKYVTNFTATACHGKLYVIGSCAVKYNALTLQCYNPVIDGWSIICSPFIPKYLSSPRCVSVEGLIYLIADNTKKVYCYDPLANMWQKVQLLHMLHENGDLVALDSQLFATGGHWKGMEGDYGVEVEVYNRASNSWKVECFLPRLWIYSGTCSVFLDPSQWSDPFPLDET
- the klhl30 gene encoding kelch-like protein 30 isoform X2, translating into MVRNVDDLDFCLASHPQSILEGLRSLCCNPKLVDVTLAAGGRDFPCHRAVLALCSVYFHSMFSGDFVESIAARVELHGVDPDIMASLLDFCYTGKLTINQGNVEGLIRTSSQLQFQAVRTVCSRYLQHQIDATNCLGILEFGEVHGCPEVVAKAWGFLLENFEAVQRWEEFPLLEKERLVACLSNERLQTRTECTRVEAALAWVRHHQESRLPHLPELLGLTRLALLSPDYLTNTLMKDSLVLASLSCVEVVERVCREKMDVKPGDVVQSGSPSPQPNLEEVLFVMGGRSLDDSDDEDDDDEDRDPRLLPGNCGFYNPKTQQWYELPVFPNHNKYGYSVVSLNNDVYVTGGSRGSQSNTWSTTETWKYITREGRWVTVAPMLRPRTNHTSAALSGEIYVIGGTTMDFVDIEHYDPYNDTWARTCPAVKYVTNFTATACHDGWSIICSPFIPKYLSSPRCVSVEGLIYLIADNTKKVYCYDPLANMWQKVQLLHMLHENGDLVALDSQLFATGGHWKGMEGDYGVEVEVYNRASNSWKVECFLPRLWIYSGTCSVFLDPSQWSDPFPLDET